From Bradyrhizobium sp. 4:
AACCGCATCATCGAAGCCAAGAGCCGCGGCATCTATGAAGCGCCCGGCATGGCGCTGCTGCACATCGCCTATGAGCGCCTCGTCACCGGCATCCACAACGAGGACACCATCGAGCAATACCGCATCAGCGGCATGCGCCTCGGACGCCTGCTCTATCAGGGCCGCTGGTTCGATTCGCAGGCTCTGATGTTGCGCGAGACCGCGCAGCGCTGGGTCGCCCGCGCCGTCACAGGCGAGGTCTCGCTCGAGCTGCGACGCGGCAACGACTACTCGATCCTCAACACGGAAAGCCCGAACCTGACCTATGCGCCGGAGCGGCTCAGCATGGAGAAGGTCGAGGACGCGGCGTTCACGCCGGCCGATCGCATCGGTCAGCTCACCATGCGCAACCTCGACATCAACGACACCCGCGCCAAGCTGAAGCTCTACAGCGACACGGGCCTGTTGTCGGGCAGTGAAGGCTCGCAGATCTTCCGTCTGGAGAATGACAAGGGCTGACGCGCCCGGGGATTGCTGCCTCGTTCGTCATTGCGAGCGAAGCGAAGCAATCCAGAGTCTTCCCGCAGCGATAGTCTGGATTGCCTCGTCGTTTCGCTCCTCGCAATGACAGAAACAAAAATGGCCGGGATTGCTCCCGGCCATTTTCATTTTGTGCTTCGCCTCAGCGCGGCGGCGCGGTGCCGGGCGGGGGCGGCGGCAGCGAGGCCTGGCCACCGTTGAGCAGCGGCGTGATGTTGCGGACGGTGACGCGGCGGTTGATCGCGCTCGGCCCTTGCGTCTGCTCCTTCAGATACTGCTCGCCGTAGCCCTGCGACGTCAGGTTCTCAGACGGCACACCGAATTGCTGGGTCAGCAATTCGGCCGCGGACTGCGCACGACGATCCGACAATGACAAATTGTCGACGTCGTTGCCAACCGCGTCGGTGTGACCTTCGATCAGGAACACCACACGCGGATTGGCCTGGATCGCACGGTTGAGACCGTCGGCGATCGACTGCAGCTTCGCCGCCTGGTCCGGTGGGATGGTCCACGATCCCGTTTCGAAGTTGATCGTGTTGAGGTCGATGCTCGGCATTTGCATGCGAACATTGGGGCTGTAGCGGATCTCGTCGAGCGTGTAGCGACGATCCACCCGTTGCACCGGCGGCGCCACCATCGTCTCGTAGATCACGTCCGGCGACGCTTCCTGGGCGTCGACGATATAACGATCGTAGGGCATGTTGACGACCGGAGGCGGCGCGTCGACATAGAAGCCGCCGACCGACCGCGGATCGCGGTAGCTGTTGTCGATGATGACGAGCTCGCGCCCGGCAGGGTCCCTGCGGATTCGACGCAGCAGCCGCCCATCCTGACCGACAACCGTAATGATCTGGCTGCCGTCGGGACGGATCACCACGGTGCGGGTATCGGCACCGACAGTCTCGGTGCGGATGTCGCGGGCGCCATAGCGGAAGCGATAGAGATCGTTGCCGCGGACGTATGTCTGCCCGCCCGGATCGCGGATGATGATGCGGTCCGGCTCGGTGTAGACGGTGCGACCGCCTTCGATGCTTTCGCGGCGCTGGTTGCGGTAGTCGGCGATGGTGGCGCCGATCACGGCACCGGCGACGACACCTGCACCGATCGCGAGCGGCGTCAGGTCACGCTGCGGCGGACGCGGCGGTGGCGGCAGAGGCGTGGTCGTGGTCGGGGCGGCGCGGAAGGCCGGCGCAACGGTGGGCGTCGCGTATTGTGCCCTGTTGGGTGGCGGGGTCGCAGCCGCCGAGCCCGGGACGGTGCTCGGTGCCGCCGCGCCAGCGGGGGGAGCCGGCGGCCGGGGCGGGGCGCCTGCCTGCGGCTGGGTCGGCGGAGCTCCGGCAGCGGGCGCGCCGGCAGGAGGCGTTCCTCCCTGCTGACCGGGGGTTGGCGTCGCGGCTGGAGCCGGGGTCGCGCCAGGAGCGGGCGTGGGTCCCGCACCGGGACGTCCGGGCAGGGGCGTCGGAGCGCCACCGGGGGTCGGGGTAGTCGTCGGCGCGGGCGTGGCGCCCGGAGCAGGTGTCGCTGATCCAGCAGCCGGAGGCGCGCCGGGACGTCCGCCGGGGGGCGGCGCACCGGGGCGGCCAGTCGGCGGCGTGCTTCCCGGAGCTGGCGTTGCGGTCGGTGCAGGCGTTGCTGTCGGAGCAGGCGTGGCGGTCGGGGCAGCAGGCGTTGCCGGGCGCGCTGCGGGAGCAGCAGATGCCGGAGGCGTTGCTGTCGGCGCAGGCGCAGGCCGTCCCGAAGGACCGGCCGCAGGAGGCGGCGGAGCTGTCGGTGCGTGCTGCTGCGGAGCGGGAGCGGGAGCGGGCGGTGGTGTGGGAGCCGGACGAGCCGCGGGCGGCGTCGGAGGCGGAGGTGTGGGTGCGTGCTGCTGCGGAGCCGCGGCGGGCGGCGGTGCCGGGGGCGTGGGAGCCGGGCGTGCCGCGGGCGGTGCAGGAGGCGGCGCATGCTGTTGCGGAGCCGCAGCCGGGGGCGGCGAAGGCGGCTTCGGAGCCGCAGGCGGCGGTGGGGGCGGTGGCGGTGCCGGACGGGCCGCAGGTGGCGGCGGAGGTGGCGGCGGAGCTGCTGGGCGCGGCGGTGCGGCAGCCGGCGGAGGTGCCGCGGGCGGATGGGGCGGTGCAGCTGCGGGCGGCGGTGCGGCCGGGCGCGCGGGCGCCGCAGGCGGCGCGGCCGCTGGCGGTCCCTTCGGCGGCTGCTTCGGTTTTCCGTCAGGGCCGGTCTCTTGTGGCTGCGCCTGCGCGACGACGAGCGGCGGCGCGCCTTGTGCATGCGATGCGGAGCTTGCGAATTGCATCGCGGTCAGAGCCGTGGTGGCAAGCAGCACGAAACGAAGGTTGGTCATGTGGTGAACTTCCCCGGAAGGTTCTTTGACGAAGTGTTGGGATGAACAGCTACGCGTTAGGCCGGATTGTGGCGGACGAAGCGGGCGCGGCCCGATTTATTTCTGCACGCAAATCACCTCACTATGGTGACGTTCATTGCGCATTCAGACGCAGGTTGCAATTGCCTCGGATGTGATGCGTCGCCTCATGCGCGGTCCCGCGGCGGACTTGCATCCGTCGCGGGATTCGGCGTGAGCGGTCCGTTCGGTCCGCGTGATGGAATCTCTTCAGGCATGCGGCCTGGCAATTCGTCGGGCGGCGCTGGCGAGCCGGGCTCGCGCACTGGCGGCGCGATTTCAGGCTGCGGATTGCCCGGCGGAATCCCCGGCGGCGGCTCGGTGGGTGTGCCCGGCGTCGACGGCGGAATCTCGGGCGGCTCAATCGGCATTACATCGAGACCTTGCGGTTGTCGCCGAGATCGGGCCGCGTGTTGGTCACTGCCGCGGCCGCCATCTTCACATAGGAGATCACGGTGCCGGGCGAGTCCCAGAACTCGGCATCGTCGGGCGCGACCTTGAGCACGCGGATGTTGGGATCTTCCGCAGAGTCCCACCACGCCTTGGCCGGCGTCGAGAACAGCTCCTTGATCTTCGCACGGTCGTTGGAGACGACGGCAGTGCCGGTCAGCGACACGTATTTCTGGCTGCTCGCATCCGCGAACGACAGGTTGATGGACGGATTGCGCGCGATCTCCTCGTCCTTGTGACGCCGCGCGTCGGTGAGGAAATATATCGTGTCCGCGTTGCGGTCGAGATAGGCGCTCATCGGCCGCGCGCGGAGCTTGTCTCCATCGCGCGTCACCAGCATCGCGAATCCGATCGTCTTCATCAGATCCCATACGCGATCGACCTCGCGGGCATTGTCGTTGGCCATGTCGTGCTCCTTCTTGCAAGGGACGACAACGGCGCGCGCGGAACGAGGTTCCGGCCGGAACATGGAACTTATCTATTCCGGCGCGTGGCAAACCGCCTCGATGTTGTGGCCGTCAGGGTCGAGCACGAAGGCGCCGTAATAGGTCGGGTGATAATGCGCCCGAATGCCGGGCGGCCCGTTGTCGCGCCCGCCCGCCGCAATCGCCGCCTTGTAGAACGCATCCACCGTGGCGCGGTCCTTTGCCAGGATCGCGACATGCACCGGCTTGTTCAGCGCGCCCTCGCCGCCGATCCAGAAATCCGGCTTGCCGTCGGCGCCGAAGCCGGCGGCCGGATCGTGTCCGGTCTGCTCCTGCGTGACCTCCATGATCAGGCTGTAGCCGAGCGGGGCCAATGCCTTGGCGTAGAACGCCTTGGCGCGCTCATAGTCGGAGACCGGGAATCCCATATGGTCGATCATCGTAACCTCGTCGTTCGTCGTCAGCGCGACAGGAACGTATTGCTCCGCGTCTTGCGCGCAACCACAAAACCGCGCGCGACCATGTCAGCGATACAATCTTCCCGCCAATCCTTTTGTGACAAATGCTCGATCACCACCGCGCGCGGCCATAGCGATTGCGGCGCGTCGCGGAAGAAGCCGATCAGCACGCGATCCTCAAACCCCTCGACGTCGATCTTCAACGCGTCCACCTTGGTGACGCCGGCCTCGTCGAGAATGCGCGTCAACCGCAGCGAGGGCACTTTGATCGCCTCCGCGCTGGCCGTGCCGGTGACGACATGCGTAGCGCCGAGATTGCCGCCCCCGCTCTCGATCATCAGCTCGCCGTCGCTGTCGCCAGCGGCCGCCTGCACCAGGCGCACCTGCGTCGCTTGTGACGCGGCCTGGTTGAACGAGAGCCGTCCAAACGTCGTCGGATGCGGCTCGATCGCGACCACTTTCCCCGATGGCCCGACCTGTCGCGCCATCACCAGCGCGAAAGTGCCGACATTGGCGCCGACGTCGACGAACACGCCGCCCTCCGCGGTGTGCTGGCGCAGGAAATCGAGCTCGTCGAGATTGTAATCGGGATTGAACAGCGCGCCGCGCTCGGTCGCGCTGCCCTGGTGATAGAAGCGGAACGATGCGCCCTGGTACTCCACGTCGACGGGACCACCGCGCAGCAGGTTCACCAATCGCGACAACCAGGGCCGGAACGCGCCGCGCTTCAGCCGCGATTGTGTCGCGAGGCGAATGATCGCGGCCTGCGCCGCGTTCGGCGCAAACGCGCCGAACGGCGCGGACGAAGGGGCATTGTCGGTCGCCAAGTCAAAGTCCTCGTTGCAAGCGGCGCATGCATAGCCGGTTTTGCCGGGGACTCCAACGCTCGATCCGGACGACAATCGCCGGGACGACGAAGAAAAGAGACCGAACCTCACGCCGCCTTTTTCGGCGGCTTGCGCTGCCTCAGGAAGCGGCCGAGCAGCTTGCGCTTGCCCTTGCGCGGGATCAGCTCGATGTCGCTGACGAGCTTTGCGCCGCCCTTGCGGCGCTCCAGCACGATCTTGCGGCTGTGGAAGGCTTCCAGCTCGACGCGATGCGCGACGCTGACGATGGTGGCCTTCGGCAGCTCGTCGGTGATCATCTTCATCATCTTGTCCTGGCTCTTCTCGTCGAGCGCCGAGGTCGCCTCGTCGAGCACGACGATGTCAGGGCTGTGCAGCAACAGTCGCGCGAAGGCCAGGCGCTGCTTCTCGCCGCCGGACAGCGTCTGGTCCCACGGTGCGTCTTCCTCGATCTTCTCCTTGAGATGGTCGAGACCGACCTTGTGCAGGGCCTCGCCGATCTCCTCCACGGTCCAGTCGTCTTCCGCGCCGGGATAGGCGACCGCGCGGCGCAAGGAGCCTGACGGCACGTAGGGTCGCTGCGGCAGCATGAACAGCCGCCGGTCGGGATGGAAATTGACGCTGCCGCCGCCCCACGGCCAGAGCCCGGCGATGGCGCGCACCAGCGTGCTCTTGCCGGTGCCGGATTCGCCGGCCACCAGCAGCCGCTCGCCAGCCTCGACCACCACCTCGGTCTCGCCGACCACGGCGGTGCCGTCGTCGAGCGTGACGGAGAGATCGTTCAGCTCCAGCATGGCATCGTTGCTGGTCTCGCCGCGCTTGATGCGGCCGATTCCGTCGCCCTGCTCGGCGCGCTCGAGACCGTCGAGCGACATCATCAGCGATGCGATGCGGCGAGCGCAGGCATTCCAGTCGGCGAGCCGCGGATAATTGTCGACCAGCCAACCGAACGCGCTCTGCACGATGGTAAAGGCGGAAGCCGCCTGCATCACCTGACCCAGCGTCATGCTGCCGTCGAGGAATTTTGGCGCGCAGAGCAGAAGAGGGACCACGGGAGCAACGAGGCTCGATCCCTGCGACACCAGCGTGGTGCGCATGTGCTGACCCGCCAGCCGCGCCCATTGCCGAAGCACGTTGGTGAAATTGCGGTCGATGCCGTCGCGCTCTTCCTCCTCGCCACCGAGCAGCGCGATGCTCTCGCCGTTCTCGCGCACGCGCGTCAGCGTGTAGCGAAAATCGGCCTCGGCCTGGTTCTTGTCCTCGGAGACCTGCACGAATTGGCGGCCGATCACCAGGATCGAGCCCGAGGCGATTCCCGCATAAAGCATCGCGGCGATCACCAGGAAGCCGGGAATGGTGACCGACGATCCCGCAAGCGTGACGGTGAGCGCACCGCCGATGGTCCAGAGCACGACGATGAAGGTCACGGCCGACAGCAGCGCAGACGTCACGCCGGCGAGAAAATCCACCGGCGAATCGGTCGCGACGCGCAGATCCTCCGCGATCCGGTATTCCGGATTCTTATGGTCGCCGCTGACGAGATTGAGCTGGTAATAGCGGCCATTGCCGAGCCAGCGCGTCAGCACGCTTGCCGTCAGCCAGGCTCGCCAGCGCCGCTGGATGCCCATGCGCGCGAACACTTGTGCCACGCCGAGCACGATGCTGCCGATCGCGAGCGGGAAGAACACCGCGGTGAGATGGAAGACGGTGGACGCCTCGCGCTTCTCGATCGCGTCGAAGATCGCCCGATTCCAGACGTTGATGCCGTATTGGAAACCGACGGTCAGGACGATCAGCACGCCGAGGCCGATGGAGTAGAGCCATGCCAGCCGGTCGCCGTTGCGGCCCCAGAAGCCGCGCGCGCTGATCCAGAAGCGGGTGAGGAGATAGTCCTTGCGGGCCTGCTCGGCCTCTTCGGGCGACAGCGCCGGGTCGGGCTCGACCAGCTCGGGCGGCGGCGGAGCCACTTCCTCGCCGGTCTCGCCGACGATTTCGACAATGGGCGGCTTCTTGCCCGATTCGCGCTTTCCGGCCGGCTTTTGCATGGCCGGATAACGCCAGCTAAATCAAAAGGTTCCCGCGAGTTCCAGGTGTCGGTTCATTCGGCGGCGCCGTTGCGGACCCGGCGGCGACGTGCGAGCCGGTGCAGCGCGCGCGATAGCTGATCGATCGCGTAGGGCTTTTGCACGAGTTCGAAATCGACATTGCCATCCTGGGACATCGCCTCGCTGTAGCCGGTGGTCAGCACCACCGGCACGCCGATGCCGCGGTCGCGGACCGCCTGCGCGAGATCGAGCCCGGTCATACCGGGCATCACGATGTCCGAGAAGACGACATCGAAGCGATCGGAATCCATGACCAGCTCGGCGAGTGCGTCGGTTGCATTGTCGACCAGCGTGATGCTGTAGCCGAGCTCGGTGAGGCCGTCGGCCGCGAAATTGGCGAGCTCGATATTGTCCTCGACCAGCAGCACCGATATGCCGCTGCCGGCCACGGCCGGAGCCGTGTTCGGTGCCTGCCGCTGCGGCAGCAAATGCGGCGCCACGCGCGGCAGGTAGAGCGCGAAGGTGCTGCCGTGGCCTACCTCGCTGGTGACTGTCACCTCGCCGCCGGACTGGCGGGCGAAGCCGAACACCTGCGACAGGCCGAGACCGGTGCCGTGGCCGACCTGCTTGGTGGTGAAGAACGGCTCGAAGATGCGCCCGAGCCGCGCAGCCGGAATGCCGATGCCGGTGTCACTGACGGCAATACCGACGAAGCCATGTTTGCCAGGAAGCTCATGGTGACCTGAAAGATCAGGGTTGCCCGAGACGGGAGCCCGCGTGTCCGCAATTGTCGCCGCGGCCTCGACCTCGAAAACGATCCTGCCCTTGCCGTGCATGGCATCGCGCGCATTGGTCGCCATGTTGATCAACGCCGTCTCGAACTGGCTTGCATCGGCATTGACGAGACAGGGCTCGGCCGGCAGCCGCATCGCGATTTCGATCGCGGGCCCGAGCAGCGTCGCGAGCATGTCGTGCAGTGACTGCAGCCGCGCGCCGACGTCGAACACTTCCGGCTTCAAGGTCTGGCGCCGCGCGAAGGCGAGCAGCTGCGAGGTCAGCTTTGCTGCGCGCCCGACCGCGTCCGCGATGGCAGTGATGTAGCGCTGGCGCCGCTCCTCGCTCAGTTGCGGCCGGTTCAGCAGATCGACCGAGGCGCGAATCACGGTCAGGAGGTTGTTGAAGTCGTGCGCGACGCCGCCGGTGAGCTGGCCGAGCGCCTCCAGGCGCTGGCTGTGCTTGAGCGCATCCTCGGCTTCGCGCCGCGCGGCGGCCTCGGCCTGGAGATGCTGGGTGCGCCGGAACGCGAACGCCAGCAGCAGAAACAGCAGCGCGGTGGCGGGAATGCCGAATACCAGATGCTGGCCCATGGTGGCGAACCAGCGTGCGCGGATTGCCGAGGTCTCCAACCCCGCGCTGACATAGATCGGATATTCGGCGATGCGTCGGTAGCCGATGCGCCGCTCGACCTCGTCCGATGGCCAGGCGATGGTGATGAGGCCATGCTCGGGATGAGCTGCGATGCTCCGGCCGACCGGCCCGTTAGGATCGAGCCTGAGGTCGCGGTCCAGCCGTGGAAGATGCGCCAGCACCACGCCGTCGGTGCGTCCCATGGCGACGAAGCTGCCGGCATCGGAGCCGATCCTGGCGTAAAAGCTCTCGAAATATTCCGGCAGGACGGAGGCCTGGATCACGCCGATGAAGCTGCCGTCGTCGGAGCCGCGGCGGCGGCTGACCCCGAAGAAGCGCGCGCCCTGATAGGGCTGACGCGGCGTCAGGGGAACACCGATGTAGCTGCCGATGCTCTGATCGACATGGGCCGCAAAATAGTCACGGTCCGCAAAGCTCTGTGCCGGCGGCGGCGAGGCCAGGCTGTTGACCAGCGACTTTCCGTCCGCATCGAAGATCCATGCCGATTTCAGCTGCGGCAGCGAATCGGTCAGCTGCTTCAGGCGGCGGTGCAGGGCCGGCTCGCGCGCGCGGATGATGTCGTCGGGCATGCCGCGCACCACCTCGTTGATCTCGGCGAGGCTGCGGTCGATGGTCTCGAACACCTTGAGCGCGTGCTCGTGCGCGACATCGAGGGTGCGCTCGATCTCGCGGTCGGCGATGGCTTTGGTCGAGGTGTAGGAGATCGAGGCGGCGATCGCGAACAGTGCAATGGGCAGCGCCAGGGACGCAGCCATCATCCACTGCAGCAATCTCAGCGAGTTGCGTTGTGCGCCCTGCACGGTCGCTCCGGTCCCACACCGGAGAGCTTACTTGAATTTCGCGCCGGGAAGGAAGCGGCTTGTAGCGGGAACCAGAGGTTGCAACCTGCCGGCCTGCTCGTGCAGGGGCGGAGGCAAAATCTGCTCGAATACGCGCCCGCCGTAGAATGCCCCGGCCATTCCGGCCGGGGATCGCAGCATAAGTGACGCCTAGATCTGGCGCTCGACCATCTTGAGCTTGAGCTCTGCGATGGCTTCCGCCGGGTTGAGGCCCTTCGGGCAGGCTTTGGCGCAGTTCATGATGGTGTGGCAGCGATAGAGGCGGAACGGATCCTCGAGATTGTCGAGCCGCTCGCCGGTGGCTTCATCCCGCGAATCCGACACCCAGCGGTTGGCCTGGAGCAGCGCGGCGGGACCGAGATAGCGCTCGCTGTTCCACCAATAGCTCGGGCACGAGGTCGAGCAGCAGGCGCAGAGGATGCACTCGTAGAGCCCGTCGAGCTTCTCGCGGTCCTCGTGGCTCTGCTTCCATTCCTTCTGCGGCGTCGGCGAGGTCGTCTTCAGCCACGGCTCGACCGAAGCGTACTGCGCATAGAAATTGGTGAGGTCGGGGATGAGGTCCTTCACGACAGGCTGGTGCGGCAGCGGATTGATCTTCACCGCGCCGTCCTTCACGTCGTGCATCGAGCGGGTGCAGGCCAGTGTGTTCTGGCCGTCGATGTTCATCGCGCAGGAGCCGCAGACGCCTTCGCGGCAGGAGCGGCGGAAGGTCAGCGACGGGTCGATGTTGTTCTTGATCCAGATCAGGCCGTCCAGCACCATCGGCCCGCAATCATGGGTGTCGACGTAATAGGTGTCGACGCTCGGATTCTTGCCGTCGTCCGGGTTCCAGCGATAGACGCGGAATTCGCGAGTTTCAGTCGCGCCCGCGGGCTTCGGCCAGGTCTTGCCGCCTGAAATCTTGGAGTTCTTCGGAAGTGCGAATTCAACCATTTCGATAAAGCTTTCGCTGTTCGTTCAGTACACGCGCGACGTTTAGTAAACGCGAGCTTTCGGCGGGATGTACTGGACGTCGTTGGTCATGGTGTAGTCGTGAACCGGGCGGTACTCGATCTTGACCTTGCCGGAATCTTCCAGCCAGGCGAGCGTGTGCTTCATCCAGTTCTTGTCGTCGCGCTCGGAGAAGTCCTCGCGGGCATGTGCGCCGCGGCTCTCGGTGCGGTTGGCGGCCGAGTTCATCGTCACCACCGCCTGCGCGATCAGATTGTCGAATTCGAGCGTCTCGATCAGGTCGGAATTCCACACCAGCGAGCGGTCGGACACGGCGATGTCGGTGATGCCGCTGTGGACCTTCTCGATCAAATTCTGGCCTTCGCTCAGGATGTCGCCGGTGCGGAACACCGCGCAATTGTTCTGCATCACGTGCTGCATGCCTTCACGCAGCTTCGCGGTCGGCGTGCCGCCGGAGGCGTAGCGGTAGTGGTCGAGCCGGCCGAGCGCCAGGTCGGACGAGTTCGCCGGCAATTCCGGCTGGCTGGCGTTCGGCGTGAGCTTCTCTGCGAGGCGCAGCGCAGCGGCGCGGCCGAACACGACGAGGTCGATCAGCGAGTTGGAGCCGAGGCGGTTGGCGCCGTGCACGGAGACGCAAGCGGCCTCGCCGATCGCCATCAGGCCCGGGATGATGGCGTTGTCGTCGCCGTCCTTCTTGGTCAGCACCTCGCCGTGATAGTTCGTCGGGATACCGCCCATGTTGTAGTGCACGGTCGGCACGATCGGGATCGGCTCGCGCGTCACGTCGACATTGGCGAAGATCTTTGCGGATTCCGAGATGCCCGGCAGGCGTTCGGCCAGCACCGCGGGATCGAGATGGTCGAGATGAAGGAAGATATGGTCCTTCTTCTTGCCGACGCCGCGCCCCTCCCGGATCTCGATAGTCATTGCGCGCGAGACGACGTCACGCGAAGCCAGATCCTTGGCGGAGGGCGCATAGCGCTCCATGAAGCGCTCGCCCTCGGAGTTGACGAGATAGCCGCCTTCGCCGCGCGCGCCTTCGGTGACGAGACAGCCCGAGCCGTAGATGCCGGTCGGGTGGAATTGCACGAACTCCATGTCCTGCATCGGCAGGCCGGCGCGCAGCACCATGCCGCCGCCATCGCCGGTGCAGGTGTGCGCCGAGGTGCAGGACGCATAGGCGCGGCCATAGCCGCCGGTCGCCAGAATTACGGACTGGGCGCGGAAGCGGTGCAGCGTGCCGTCGTCGAGCTTGAGCGCGATGACGCCGCGGCAGGTGCCCTGGTCGTCCATGATCAGGTCGATGGCAAAGAACTCGATGAAGAACTCGGCCGCGTGGCGCAGCGACTGGCCGTACATCGTGTGCAGCATGGCGTGGCCGGTGCGGTCGGCGGCGGCGCAGGTGCGCTGCGCCTGGCCCTTGCCGTAGTCCATCGTCATGCCGCCGAACGGACGCTGATAGATCTTGCCGTCTTCGGTGCGCGAGAACGGCACGCCCCAGTGCTCGAGCTCGTAGACCGCCTCGGGCGCGTTGCGCACCATGTATTCGATCGCATCCTGGTCGCCCAGCCAATCCGACCCCTTCACGGTGTCGTACATGTGCCAGCGCCAGTCGTCCTTGTGCATGTTGCCGAGCGACGCCGAGATGCCGCCCTGCGCCGCGACGGTGTGCGAGCGGGTCGGAAACACTTTGGTGATGCAGGCGGTCCGAAGACCGGCTTCGCTGCAGCCGACCACGGCGCGCAGGCCCGCGCCGCCGGCGCCGACCACGACGACATCATAGGTGTGGTCTTCGATCGGATAGGCTTTGCCGTTGGTGGCGGGAGCGCCGTTGCCCTTGCCATTGGTCTCTGTGGCCATGGGTTAGACTCCGGAGGAAAGTTTCAGGATCGCGTAGGTCGAGGCGAGCGCCACGGCGAACGAGAAGAAGTTGTTGAGCATGATCGAGATGAGCTTGAGCTTCTCGTTATGGATGTAGTCCTCGATCACGACCTGCATGCCGATCTTCATGTGCCAGGCACTGGCGAAGATGAAGAGCAGCAGGATCACCGCGATCGGCAGCGAGCCGAGGATCTGCGCGGCGCCGGCCTGGTTGCGGCCGAGCAGCATCATCACGATCACGATCACGGGGATCATCAGCAGAGTCATGGCGACGCCGGTGATGCGCTGGCGCCAGAAATCGGACGTGCCCGAATGCGCAGCGCCAAGATTGCGCACGCGGCCGAGCGGGGTGCGCATGGAGGAGCCCTTCGGAGCGCCGTGGGATTCGTCGAAACTCATCGGCCGCCTCCGATCGCGTAGGCGATGATCCAGACGAGGACCGTGAGCACGATGCCGCCGATCAACGCGCCCCAGGTCAACGCTTCGCGCTCATTGGCCTTGAAGCCGTAGCCGAGGTCCCAGACGAAATGCCGGATGCCGCTGAGCATGTGGTGCATCAGCGCCCAAGTGTAGCCGAACACGATCAGCCGGCCGATGATGCTGCCGGTGAAGGCCTGGACGTGGCCATAGGCGGCAGGGCCGGAGGCCGCCGCAATCAGCCACCAGGCCAGCAGCAGCGTTCCGGCGTAGAGGGCAATTCCGGTGGCGCGATGGACGATGGAAAGCGCCATCGTCAGCGTCCAGCGGTAGACTTGCATGTGCGGCGAAAGCGGTCGTTCGATCCGTGCGGTCATGGGCTTCGATTGCTTTATTGCGGCCCAGCATGGGCGCGCGGGGATCGCGAAAGGTCGGCTCTAT
This genomic window contains:
- a CDS encoding FkbM family methyltransferase; its protein translation is MATDNAPSSAPFGAFAPNAAQAAIIRLATQSRLKRGAFRPWLSRLVNLLRGGPVDVEYQGASFRFYHQGSATERGALFNPDYNLDELDFLRQHTAEGGVFVDVGANVGTFALVMARQVGPSGKVVAIEPHPTTFGRLSFNQAASQATQVRLVQAAAGDSDGELMIESGGGNLGATHVVTGTASAEAIKVPSLRLTRILDEAGVTKVDALKIDVEGFEDRVLIGFFRDAPQSLWPRAVVIEHLSQKDWREDCIADMVARGFVVARKTRSNTFLSR
- a CDS encoding hybrid sensor histidine kinase/response regulator; translation: MQGAQRNSLRLLQWMMAASLALPIALFAIAASISYTSTKAIADREIERTLDVAHEHALKVFETIDRSLAEINEVVRGMPDDIIRAREPALHRRLKQLTDSLPQLKSAWIFDADGKSLVNSLASPPPAQSFADRDYFAAHVDQSIGSYIGVPLTPRQPYQGARFFGVSRRRGSDDGSFIGVIQASVLPEYFESFYARIGSDAGSFVAMGRTDGVVLAHLPRLDRDLRLDPNGPVGRSIAAHPEHGLITIAWPSDEVERRIGYRRIAEYPIYVSAGLETSAIRARWFATMGQHLVFGIPATALLFLLLAFAFRRTQHLQAEAAARREAEDALKHSQRLEALGQLTGGVAHDFNNLLTVIRASVDLLNRPQLSEERRQRYITAIADAVGRAAKLTSQLLAFARRQTLKPEVFDVGARLQSLHDMLATLLGPAIEIAMRLPAEPCLVNADASQFETALINMATNARDAMHGKGRIVFEVEAAATIADTRAPVSGNPDLSGHHELPGKHGFVGIAVSDTGIGIPAARLGRIFEPFFTTKQVGHGTGLGLSQVFGFARQSGGEVTVTSEVGHGSTFALYLPRVAPHLLPQRQAPNTAPAVAGSGISVLLVEDNIELANFAADGLTELGYSITLVDNATDALAELVMDSDRFDVVFSDIVMPGMTGLDLAQAVRDRGIGVPVVLTTGYSEAMSQDGNVDFELVQKPYAIDQLSRALHRLARRRRVRNGAAE
- a CDS encoding VOC family protein, with protein sequence MIDHMGFPVSDYERAKAFYAKALAPLGYSLIMEVTQEQTGHDPAAGFGADGKPDFWIGGEGALNKPVHVAILAKDRATVDAFYKAAIAAGGRDNGPPGIRAHYHPTYYGAFVLDPDGHNIEAVCHAPE
- a CDS encoding ABC transporter ATP-binding protein/permease yields the protein MQKPAGKRESGKKPPIVEIVGETGEEVAPPPPELVEPDPALSPEEAEQARKDYLLTRFWISARGFWGRNGDRLAWLYSIGLGVLIVLTVGFQYGINVWNRAIFDAIEKREASTVFHLTAVFFPLAIGSIVLGVAQVFARMGIQRRWRAWLTASVLTRWLGNGRYYQLNLVSGDHKNPEYRIAEDLRVATDSPVDFLAGVTSALLSAVTFIVVLWTIGGALTVTLAGSSVTIPGFLVIAAMLYAGIASGSILVIGRQFVQVSEDKNQAEADFRYTLTRVRENGESIALLGGEEEERDGIDRNFTNVLRQWARLAGQHMRTTLVSQGSSLVAPVVPLLLCAPKFLDGSMTLGQVMQAASAFTIVQSAFGWLVDNYPRLADWNACARRIASLMMSLDGLERAEQGDGIGRIKRGETSNDAMLELNDLSVTLDDGTAVVGETEVVVEAGERLLVAGESGTGKSTLVRAIAGLWPWGGGSVNFHPDRRLFMLPQRPYVPSGSLRRAVAYPGAEDDWTVEEIGEALHKVGLDHLKEKIEEDAPWDQTLSGGEKQRLAFARLLLHSPDIVVLDEATSALDEKSQDKMMKMITDELPKATIVSVAHRVELEAFHSRKIVLERRKGGAKLVSDIELIPRKGKRKLLGRFLRQRKPPKKAA
- a CDS encoding pyridoxamine 5'-phosphate oxidase family protein, translating into MANDNAREVDRVWDLMKTIGFAMLVTRDGDKLRARPMSAYLDRNADTIYFLTDARRHKDEEIARNPSINLSFADASSQKYVSLTGTAVVSNDRAKIKELFSTPAKAWWDSAEDPNIRVLKVAPDDAEFWDSPGTVISYVKMAAAAVTNTRPDLGDNRKVSM
- a CDS encoding OmpA family protein translates to MTNLRFVLLATTALTAMQFASSASHAQGAPPLVVAQAQPQETGPDGKPKQPPKGPPAAAPPAAPARPAAPPPAAAPPHPPAAPPPAAAPPRPAAPPPPPPPPAARPAPPPPPPPPAAPKPPSPPPAAAPQQHAPPPAPPAARPAPTPPAPPPAAAPQQHAPTPPPPTPPAARPAPTPPPAPAPAPQQHAPTAPPPPAAGPSGRPAPAPTATPPASAAPAARPATPAAPTATPAPTATPAPTATPAPGSTPPTGRPGAPPPGGRPGAPPAAGSATPAPGATPAPTTTPTPGGAPTPLPGRPGAGPTPAPGATPAPAATPTPGQQGGTPPAGAPAAGAPPTQPQAGAPPRPPAPPAGAAAPSTVPGSAAATPPPNRAQYATPTVAPAFRAAPTTTTPLPPPPRPPQRDLTPLAIGAGVVAGAVIGATIADYRNQRRESIEGGRTVYTEPDRIIIRDPGGQTYVRGNDLYRFRYGARDIRTETVGADTRTVVIRPDGSQIITVVGQDGRLLRRIRRDPAGRELVIIDNSYRDPRSVGGFYVDAPPPVVNMPYDRYIVDAQEASPDVIYETMVAPPVQRVDRRYTLDEIRYSPNVRMQMPSIDLNTINFETGSWTIPPDQAAKLQSIADGLNRAIQANPRVVFLIEGHTDAVGNDVDNLSLSDRRAQSAAELLTQQFGVPSENLTSQGYGEQYLKEQTQGPSAINRRVTVRNITPLLNGGQASLPPPPPGTAPPR